The following DNA comes from Anaerostipes rhamnosivorans.
CTGCTTGTGTAAGCGATCGGTTCAATCACATTGGATTCCTCTTTGACTGTGTCTTTTTTGCGGAAGAATGAACGGCGCTCTGTATCCAGATCCTCTTCTTCCTCCTCTTCATATTCATCGTACTCATCATATTCTTCATCTTCTGTAAGCTTCATAAAATTCAACAGCTTATCCACTGCACCCATACTCTCTATCCTCCACTATTTGCTGTAATCTCTTTCCCCAAAAATACCTGTTCCTACCCGTACCATGGTAGAGCCTTCCTCCACCGCGACCTCATAATCATTCGTCATTCCCATGGACAGGATGTTCATAGCTATATTATCAAAGTTTTTCTCTTTGATGTCAACAAATAATTGCCGCATGCGTCTGAAATATATTCGGTTATCTTGGGGATTTTCCACGAATGGTGCGATCTGCATGAGACCCTCCACCTGAATGCCGGGGAGACTAGAAATTTCTTCCAGCGCCCCATAAAGCTCTTCCTCGTAAAATCCGGACTTGGATTCTTCCTTTGCAAGGTTGACCTGGATCAGAACAGGGACCTCTACCTTATGTTTTACAGCCTCTTTGCTGATCTGCCTGGCCAGCTTCACAGAATCCACAGAATGAACCAGCGCTACCTTATCCACGATATATTTTACTTTATTTGTCTGAAAATGGCCGATCATATGCCAACGGACTGGACTCGTGATCTGTTCATATTTTTTTGTGATCTCCTGGACCTTATTTTCCCCAAAATCCATAACTCCGCAGTCCTTAAGTTCCTCGATCATGGAGAGAGGTTTTGTCTTGCTGACTGCGACCACTGTCACGTCTTCCGGATTCCGCCCGGCCCTCTCACAGGCAGCTCTCACACGTTCCTTTACTTCATTATACTGGTCGATTAACATAACAAACACTTCCTATCTTTAATATATCATCTGGTTTTCTTTGATCGTTTTACTGTCAAGAACAACAAAGTCATAAAGTCGGATGCCTTCCAGCGTATCAGTCTTTACGATGGAATAACCGTCTTTGTTTACAATGACCTGGACCGGCCTGAAATCAGCATAACCCTGATTGGTACAGTAAACTCCTTTGAGATTCTTCATTTCCCCCACGGTAAATCGGTCTCCGGCATCCATAGCTTCAAATGTTGTGCCCTCTTCCACCTCTTCCGGATCTAGATAGCAGTAATTCTTCGTCTTCTTATAAATAGTAAATTCCTTCTGTTCTACCTTGACATTACCGTCCTTGGAGGTAGTACGCACACTAAAGCCCTCACTGGCTTTGTTGTTGCCCCTTGAAATATACTTAGCCGGAACCTGATAAAACTGTTTTGAGACAATAGCCGAATCCGGAATCTTTAAGCCCTGATAGGTATCCAGGATCAAATCAATATCCACATACCGTTCGCCGATGTAACGGATCAAATACTGGTCCAGTGACAGATATGCAAAATAACCGTCCTTTTTCTTTTCCGTCTTTACACCCGCCGCTGCTTTCATCTGGTCATCGGCAAACCTGACCATCACCGTCTTTCTGCCTTTCAGGCTTTTATACTGCTCTTCATCCAGCAGCACCGCCAGAGTCCATTTTTCATTGGTGGTCACCCGGCATACGGTATCTCCCTTTTTCACTTTGTCTGTGGAATTCAGCTTTGTCACCCGATAATTTTCTCTTTCAAAATCACTTGCCTTGATCTGAGAAGCCTTTTTATCATCAAAGGAATCTGAATAAAAACTTGCGATGCCGCTGATGGTGCTTTTCCTCGTGGAAAAAGCTGCGTCTCCAACCTGCTCCTTCACCTGCTCCAAGACCTTTTTTAAGGACTTTTCATTGATACCCAAAACTGCATTTTTTAAATCATATTTCAGGTCATAGACATCCTCAAAATCCTTGTCCTCGTAAATGGATTTAAACTCAGAAAGCCGGTTTTTAACCCTGGAATTCTCCTGGATATCACCCTTTCCCTTCATTTCTTCCACCTGATTGGCAAATTCCTTCTGCACCTTGCCGTTTTTGTCCAGTACATACAGAGTTCCGGACTTTTTAACCCGTTTCCCTTCTTCCGTATAATATGTAATATAACCATCGTCTTCCGCTTGCAGCAGCTTTTCATTTCTTATGGCGATACCGGTCAGGGAATATGTAGTTGAAATCTTATCTTCTGTCACTTTGTAAACCGTCAGTTTTTCTTTGCCCACAAAGATCAGTACGTTAATGATAACATAGACCAGCAGGACAAGAAAAACAATGGTCCCGATATTCCATCTTGATTTTTTTCTAGCCATCTAAATCCTCCAGCGCCTTAAAGCTGCCCCATTTAAATAATTACACTTACATCCTTGGACATATCCTTTTCGTTCCATTTCTTCGTCAAACTGATCTTTCAGCTTCCACCAGCTCACTCCCCAGTTTGAAAATACTGCATCATCCTCAGGGACCCTGCTGAACAGACGCTCAATGACCATATCTTCTCTTACATTTGCCACAAATTCAGTCAGCCGTTCTATGTATTCCTCCTTGGTACATAATGATATCTTACCCTCTCCGTATTCTTCATACATGACAGAGTTCTTCGGAATATACAGAGAATGTGCTTTTATCACATCCACCGGCAGAGCCGAGATCACTCTGGCAGTCTCCACCGCATCTTTAAGTGTATCTCCCGGAAGATTTAAGATGACATGTGTACAGATCTCAAAACCGAACGGCGCTGTGAGCAACACCGCGTTCAGATACTCCGCCAGGGTATG
Coding sequences within:
- a CDS encoding YggS family pyridoxal phosphate-dependent enzyme, producing the protein MLIDQYNEVKERVRAACERAGRNPEDVTVVAVSKTKPLSMIEELKDCGVMDFGENKVQEITKKYEQITSPVRWHMIGHFQTNKVKYIVDKVALVHSVDSVKLARQISKEAVKHKVEVPVLIQVNLAKEESKSGFYEEELYGALEEISSLPGIQVEGLMQIAPFVENPQDNRIYFRRMRQLFVDIKEKNFDNIAMNILSMGMTNDYEVAVEEGSTMVRVGTGIFGERDYSK
- a CDS encoding HlyD family efflux transporter periplasmic adaptor subunit; protein product: MARKKSRWNIGTIVFLVLLVYVIINVLIFVGKEKLTVYKVTEDKISTTYSLTGIAIRNEKLLQAEDDGYITYYTEEGKRVKKSGTLYVLDKNGKVQKEFANQVEEMKGKGDIQENSRVKNRLSEFKSIYEDKDFEDVYDLKYDLKNAVLGINEKSLKKVLEQVKEQVGDAAFSTRKSTISGIASFYSDSFDDKKASQIKASDFERENYRVTKLNSTDKVKKGDTVCRVTTNEKWTLAVLLDEEQYKSLKGRKTVMVRFADDQMKAAAGVKTEKKKDGYFAYLSLDQYLIRYIGERYVDIDLILDTYQGLKIPDSAIVSKQFYQVPAKYISRGNNKASEGFSVRTTSKDGNVKVEQKEFTIYKKTKNYCYLDPEEVEEGTTFEAMDAGDRFTVGEMKNLKGVYCTNQGYADFRPVQVIVNKDGYSIVKTDTLEGIRLYDFVVLDSKTIKENQMIY